Genomic segment of Gilliamella apis:
ACAGTATTGGCACAGTTTAGCCAAAAATTGTTTCTAACCATGGCACCCCAAAAGCTCCCGGTGCCAATAGGACAAATGCCCAAATAGGAGCAGAAGCCACATTGGCAATATTGAATTTTGTTGCTGGCATATGCATGGTGCCAGCAATCAAAGGAACGACTGCCCGCAAAGGACCAAAAAATCGTCCAATAAACACCCCAAATGTCCCATAACGCTGAAAAAACTGTTCAGCACGAAACACCATTTTCGGGTATTTATTCAATGGCCATGAGGCAATTACCTGTTGATGATAATGTTTACCTAACCAGTAAGAAATTAAATCGCCAATAATAGCTCCTAACGATGCCGCAACCAAAACTGGAACAAACGAAATCACTCCAGTTCCAATCAAAGCTCCGGCTCCTAATAAAATTGCTGTAGCAGGAACTAGTAAAGAAATGATAGCCAATGATTCACCAAATGCTAATAAAAAAATAATTGGCAGAGACCACACTTGATGAGTTTCAATAAACTGCATAATCGTATGCGTAATTTCATTTAATGACATAAAGTTGCCTCGCATAATCATTTTGGATAGGCTTTATTCTAACACAACAAATATATGATAATTCTAATGGGATTAACCATTGGTAGAATCTTACAAAATCAACTAACCTAAATATTGGCCTTTTTAT
This window contains:
- a CDS encoding DedA family protein; the protein is MSLNEITHTIMQFIETHQVWSLPIIFLLAFGESLAIISLLVPATAILLGAGALIGTGVISFVPVLVAASLGAIIGDLISYWLGKHYHQQVIASWPLNKYPKMVFRAEQFFQRYGTFGVFIGRFFGPLRAVVPLIAGTMHMPATKFNIANVASAPIWAFVLLAPGAFGVPWLETIFG